The Edaphobacter sp. 12200R-103 genome contains a region encoding:
- a CDS encoding flagellar basal body L-ring protein FlgH gives MRILVSAAVGLFVLGSSPSVLMGQPSAKDQSHAKVNVAEASLDAYLARVRAENSAVQAAPGSIWVDSGRLTRMMADVRAMRPHDLISVIVDENLAASTDGTVKNTRASNASSQVSSLFGVLHAGNALQNLVNQSSGAGLNAQGTSATNSSLSTVLGGHVIEVLPNGMLVIEAARQVEFSQQTQTIVLHGVVRPEDISQQNQILSTAISSLELQVRGKGIITDYTHRPNALVRLLQRALIF, from the coding sequence ATGAGGATTCTGGTCAGCGCGGCCGTGGGACTTTTTGTCCTGGGAAGTTCGCCAAGTGTATTGATGGGGCAACCATCGGCTAAAGACCAATCTCATGCGAAGGTCAATGTGGCGGAGGCATCGCTGGATGCCTATCTGGCGCGTGTCCGCGCGGAGAACTCGGCGGTGCAGGCCGCTCCAGGATCGATCTGGGTGGATAGCGGACGTTTGACGCGAATGATGGCGGATGTGCGGGCCATGCGTCCCCATGACCTCATCTCTGTGATCGTAGACGAGAACCTTGCAGCCTCGACTGACGGGACAGTGAAGAACACCCGGGCCTCCAACGCAAGCTCGCAGGTTTCGAGCCTCTTCGGAGTATTACATGCGGGGAATGCGTTGCAGAACCTTGTAAATCAGAGTTCAGGGGCTGGCCTGAACGCACAAGGGACCAGCGCAACCAACTCCAGCCTGAGCACGGTGCTTGGCGGACATGTAATCGAGGTTCTCCCCAACGGCATGCTGGTGATCGAGGCCGCGCGCCAGGTGGAGTTCAGTCAGCAGACACAGACGATTGTGCTGCACGGTGTCGTCCGGCCGGAAGACATCTCTCAGCAGAATCAGATCCTTTCAACCGCTATCTCCAGCCTTGAACTGCAGGTACGCGGCAAAGGAATTATCACCGACTATACGCACCGGCCCAATGCCCTGGTCCGGCTGCTTCAACGGGCACTGATCTTCTAG
- a CDS encoding flagellar hook-basal body protein gives MARTQALDTAANNLSNAGTNGFRAQRDFFRGVLVDSLRPGSPSDSQVGRTVNDFGILGGNALDLGQGQLVATGNPLDLAIQGDGFFGIKTTNGVRYTRDGAFRRSPTGVLETNTGETVLDAKLQPITIPTGSIHISPDGSVSVSTPEGSSIVGRVAIFDFANRYALMAEGTNRFAAGTEKPIAAKGIIEQGAIEGANQDAVHGSMQLVLVQRQAEMMQKALSVFNNEFDKTATEELPRV, from the coding sequence ATGGCGCGAACGCAAGCACTGGACACTGCAGCGAACAACCTGTCGAATGCGGGAACGAACGGCTTTCGCGCTCAGCGCGACTTCTTTCGCGGAGTTCTGGTCGACAGTCTGCGACCGGGATCGCCCTCCGATTCGCAGGTAGGGCGTACCGTAAACGACTTTGGGATCCTGGGCGGAAATGCCCTGGACCTTGGACAGGGCCAGCTTGTCGCCACCGGGAATCCTCTCGATCTTGCTATTCAGGGCGATGGCTTCTTCGGCATTAAGACCACCAATGGCGTGCGCTACACACGCGACGGTGCCTTCCGGCGATCCCCGACAGGGGTGCTTGAGACAAATACGGGAGAGACCGTGCTAGACGCAAAGCTGCAGCCCATCACAATTCCGACCGGAAGCATTCACATTTCGCCGGATGGAAGTGTTTCGGTATCAACGCCTGAGGGCAGCTCGATCGTTGGCCGGGTCGCGATCTTCGACTTCGCAAACCGCTATGCGTTGATGGCGGAAGGAACCAACCGTTTTGCAGCAGGAACAGAAAAGCCGATTGCAGCAAAGGGGATCATCGAGCAGGGCGCGATTGAAGGAGCGAATCAGGATGCCGTTCACGGGTCCATGCAGCTGGTGTTGGTGCAGCGACAGGCCGAGATGATGCAGAAGGCACTGAGTGTCTTCAACAATGAATTCGATAAGACCGCGACGGAAGAGCTTCCGCGCGTCTGA
- a CDS encoding flagella basal body P-ring formation protein FlgA, translating to MTSLLFTLRVLSLCLALLACVPALAFDIGCASTPQLAVRMTRAVATKQMPLQADGYRVQSMRYDPVLDRQWAVIAICGHPERPTFAVPVDSAATDRSESTSRGNAVIRDQKAAVVHAGDLVQAWQQQPNLRIEVAGRAEESGIIGSHVRIRMLHSGFESGPPLTVTGIVRGPGNVEIFQ from the coding sequence ATGACTTCCCTGCTCTTCACCCTCCGTGTCCTCTCGCTTTGTCTCGCGCTACTGGCGTGCGTGCCGGCATTGGCATTCGATATAGGATGCGCCAGTACTCCGCAGCTCGCCGTCAGAATGACGCGTGCTGTTGCCACCAAACAGATGCCATTACAGGCGGACGGCTACAGGGTGCAATCGATGCGTTACGATCCCGTTCTGGATCGGCAGTGGGCAGTTATTGCAATCTGCGGACATCCGGAGCGACCTACCTTCGCTGTACCGGTTGATTCTGCCGCGACGGATCGCTCTGAGAGCACCTCGCGTGGGAACGCTGTCATCCGAGATCAGAAGGCGGCAGTCGTGCATGCCGGTGATCTTGTTCAAGCATGGCAGCAGCAGCCGAATCTCCGCATCGAGGTTGCAGGTCGCGCGGAAGAGAGCGGGATTATCGGCAGCCACGTACGGATTCGGATGTTACATTCCGGCTTTGAATCAGGCCCGCCGCTGACCGTCACCGGGATCGTTCGTGGCCCCGGGAATGTGGAGATCTTTCAATGA
- the flgG gene encoding flagellar basal-body rod protein FlgG yields MIRALYTAASGMSAQQANLDTVANNLANSATAGFRRRRLQFEDMIYQNMITPGSPQTQQTTSAGLQIGLGTRSAATEVIMTQGDYNQTSNTYDIAIQGSGFFQVQRPDGTIAYTRAGNFHPTNQGVLVTADGDPVIPTISIPSNAKDVMISQYGVVSATIPGQATPTQLGTIQLATFANPGGLQSIGGNLFLQTDASGVPITDVPGGNTGIGTLQQGYLEGSNVDVVAEFVQMILAQRAYESNSKVVHVADDMYSQINGLVR; encoded by the coding sequence ATGATCAGAGCGCTTTATACAGCAGCCAGCGGAATGAGTGCCCAGCAGGCGAATCTGGATACGGTGGCGAACAACCTCGCCAACTCCGCGACAGCGGGGTTTCGCAGACGGCGGCTTCAGTTCGAAGACATGATCTACCAGAACATGATCACTCCCGGCTCACCGCAGACGCAGCAGACGACCTCGGCCGGTCTTCAGATTGGCCTCGGAACGCGCTCCGCAGCGACCGAAGTAATCATGACGCAGGGAGACTACAACCAGACCTCGAACACCTACGACATCGCCATTCAGGGCAGCGGTTTTTTTCAGGTGCAGCGTCCGGATGGAACGATCGCATACACGCGCGCGGGTAACTTTCATCCTACAAATCAGGGCGTGCTTGTTACAGCCGACGGCGATCCGGTGATTCCGACGATCTCGATTCCATCGAACGCAAAAGATGTGATGATCTCGCAGTATGGCGTCGTGTCGGCGACAATTCCGGGACAGGCGACGCCGACACAACTGGGGACGATTCAACTGGCGACCTTCGCCAACCCCGGTGGTCTGCAGTCGATTGGCGGCAACCTCTTCCTGCAGACGGACGCCTCCGGCGTGCCGATCACCGATGTTCCCGGAGGCAACACGGGAATTGGAACGCTGCAGCAGGGCTACCTGGAAGGATCGAACGTGGATGTCGTCGCAGAGTTTGTCCAGATGATCCTTGCGCAGCGCGCCTATGAGAGCAACTCCAAGGTGGTGCATGTTGCCGACGATATGTACTCGCAGATCAACGGCCTCGTCCGGTAG
- a CDS encoding response regulator, which produces MRALIIDDSSVMRKVIERALRQSGLDLTEVVEASNGEEALEILRKDGGSPQKIGLIISDINMPVMDGLQFLEARRDQQLAAGVPVVMITTEGSEPFVLRAIAAGAQGYICKPFTAEQVKARVAPLIEAV; this is translated from the coding sequence GTGCGAGCGCTAATTATTGACGATTCATCGGTAATGCGGAAGGTCATCGAGAGGGCTTTGCGGCAGTCCGGTCTCGATCTTACCGAGGTGGTGGAGGCCTCGAACGGAGAGGAAGCTCTTGAAATTCTCCGCAAAGATGGGGGAAGTCCACAGAAGATAGGCCTCATTATCAGCGACATCAACATGCCAGTCATGGACGGGCTTCAGTTTCTTGAAGCGCGGCGCGATCAGCAGCTTGCCGCTGGGGTTCCGGTGGTGATGATTACAACAGAGGGCAGCGAACCGTTCGTGCTCCGCGCCATCGCTGCCGGGGCACAGGGATACATCTGCAAGCCCTTTACAGCAGAACAGGTAAAGGCCCGGGTCGCACCGCTGATCGAGGCGGTCTAG
- a CDS encoding DedA family protein yields MSEKLITLVAGFIISVISAGGYIGVALLMGIESACIPLPSEIIMPFAGYLVHTGQLKLVWVATAGAIGCNLGSIPAYWLGAWGGRPAVERFGRFVLLSRHDLDRTEQFFHRFGGITVLVARLLPVVRTFIALPAGIARMPQVRFHLYTFIGSWPWCYVLAYVGMKLGDRWESDPRFKEIFHRFHLGVELVLVAGIVWFVWTHWRNRMQAEEV; encoded by the coding sequence ATGTCCGAAAAACTCATCACTCTGGTAGCCGGCTTCATCATCTCGGTTATCTCTGCTGGCGGATATATCGGTGTCGCTCTCCTCATGGGCATCGAGTCCGCGTGTATTCCGCTCCCTTCAGAGATCATCATGCCATTTGCCGGCTACCTGGTTCATACAGGTCAGTTGAAGCTGGTTTGGGTCGCCACGGCTGGCGCCATCGGATGCAATCTCGGCTCGATCCCAGCCTATTGGTTGGGCGCTTGGGGAGGACGTCCAGCCGTTGAACGATTTGGACGATTTGTTCTATTGAGTCGCCACGATCTGGACCGTACGGAGCAATTCTTTCACCGGTTCGGTGGAATCACCGTTCTGGTCGCACGCCTCCTTCCCGTCGTAAGAACCTTCATCGCGCTACCTGCCGGAATCGCTCGGATGCCTCAGGTGCGTTTCCACCTCTACACCTTCATCGGATCCTGGCCCTGGTGCTATGTGCTGGCGTATGTCGGCATGAAGCTTGGTGATCGCTGGGAATCCGATCCGCGCTTCAAGGAGATCTTCCACCGCTTTCATCTCGGCGTGGAACTGGTTCTGGTTGCAGGCATCGTATGGTTCGTGTGGACGCACTGGCGCAACCGCATGCAGGCCGAAGAGGTATAG
- a CDS encoding chemotaxis protein CheX, with the protein MAAWQNKQPEWIARLDSAVCEVFEMMLARNCSPAEIAVAIAPCISARILFSGVIHGECVLFASESVARVTAEALLGIPSEPGDPMAGDAIGELCNMIAGGWKSKLGSDEAGCAISPPSISTHDSPIHLEAQEGFRRFYSFEGHVFGVHMNF; encoded by the coding sequence ATGGCGGCGTGGCAAAATAAACAGCCTGAATGGATTGCAAGGCTGGATTCCGCGGTCTGCGAGGTCTTCGAGATGATGCTGGCCAGAAACTGCTCTCCCGCCGAGATTGCAGTTGCGATCGCTCCATGCATCTCGGCACGCATCCTGTTCTCAGGAGTGATCCATGGAGAGTGCGTCCTCTTTGCCAGCGAATCAGTGGCCCGCGTGACGGCAGAGGCTCTTCTCGGAATCCCTTCTGAGCCAGGGGATCCAATGGCGGGCGATGCCATCGGAGAGCTTTGCAATATGATCGCCGGCGGATGGAAGAGCAAACTCGGATCGGACGAGGCCGGATGCGCCATCTCTCCGCCCAGTATCTCGACACACGATTCGCCCATCCATCTGGAAGCGCAGGAAGGCTTCCGTCGCTTCTACAGCTTCGAAGGCCATGTCTTTGGCGTCCACATGAACTTCTGA
- a CDS encoding uroporphyrinogen-III synthase, whose translation MPCESLSLANRRVMVTRTKAGSSELSEHLRSAGASVEIVPTIEIIPPVSYGPLDDALAKLDTFDWLVFTSANAVDVFAARRPAAISPGNVAVIGPSTGRAIERLGISVTLQPARYVAEDLAESLAPLVSGRQVLLIRAAVARDVLPQALEDAGAILTVVEAYRNRVPTSSVSLIRKMFASAGQAPDVITFTSASTARNLMDLLDRAGVQLPSGILLASIGPITSRVMVELGLKPDIEAGEATLSALAEAICHYFRTAV comes from the coding sequence ATGCCCTGCGAGAGCCTTTCGCTTGCGAACCGGCGTGTCATGGTTACGAGGACAAAGGCGGGTTCCTCTGAACTCTCGGAGCATCTTCGCTCCGCAGGAGCTTCCGTCGAGATCGTTCCAACCATTGAGATCATCCCTCCGGTTTCTTATGGTCCTCTCGATGATGCTCTGGCAAAGCTGGACACATTCGACTGGCTCGTCTTCACGAGCGCGAATGCCGTCGATGTCTTTGCGGCCCGCCGCCCCGCCGCCATCTCCCCAGGAAATGTGGCGGTTATTGGCCCATCCACGGGGCGAGCAATCGAGAGGCTCGGCATATCCGTTACGCTTCAGCCAGCCAGATATGTTGCAGAAGATCTCGCTGAATCTTTGGCGCCCCTGGTCTCAGGCCGTCAGGTACTTCTGATCCGGGCTGCGGTGGCGCGCGATGTCCTACCGCAGGCACTCGAAGATGCCGGAGCGATCCTCACGGTTGTTGAAGCATATCGAAATCGTGTTCCGACAAGCTCTGTTTCGCTCATACGGAAGATGTTCGCTTCTGCAGGGCAGGCTCCCGATGTGATTACCTTTACGAGTGCCTCGACTGCTCGGAACCTGATGGACCTGCTGGACAGGGCAGGGGTGCAACTCCCCAGCGGCATCCTGCTGGCCTCCATCGGTCCCATCACTTCGCGCGTAATGGTCGAATTGGGCCTCAAACCGGACATTGAAGCCGGAGAAGCCACCCTCTCTGCGTTGGCTGAGGCAATCTGTCACTACTTCAGAACAGCCGTGTAG
- a CDS encoding chlorite dismutase family protein: MSDTVASVGAETVSAPARPASSYSAKAHDPSKGPIKRQIVCFSFYKVMPEWKRLPAEERARHKAAFAEVLEKWNRPGEFLSMTYSTVGTRGDVDMCIWSIGYAVDELNRMRSELLSTPLGGYLTAPHNFLAMTKRSQYQIDRPDESEGEGRGAIRPGGQKYIFIYPFWKTRPWYLLPADERKRLMDEHIRIGLSYPRVKLNTTYSFGLDDQEFVVAFETNFPEDFLDLVQQLRETEISMYTLQDTPIFSCVRLSPVEMLDRLG; this comes from the coding sequence ATGTCCGATACAGTCGCTTCCGTTGGTGCCGAGACCGTTTCCGCCCCCGCAAGGCCGGCGAGCAGCTACAGTGCGAAAGCGCACGATCCCTCGAAGGGTCCTATAAAGCGGCAGATCGTCTGCTTCAGCTTTTACAAGGTGATGCCTGAGTGGAAGAGGCTTCCGGCAGAGGAACGTGCCCGGCACAAGGCTGCCTTTGCCGAGGTGCTGGAGAAGTGGAATCGTCCCGGCGAGTTTCTGTCGATGACCTACTCCACCGTTGGCACCCGCGGCGACGTGGATATGTGTATATGGTCGATCGGTTATGCGGTTGATGAACTGAATCGCATGCGCAGCGAACTGCTCTCGACTCCGCTCGGAGGTTACCTGACCGCTCCGCACAACTTTCTCGCGATGACAAAGCGCTCTCAATACCAGATTGACCGGCCGGACGAGAGTGAGGGAGAAGGCCGTGGAGCCATTCGCCCCGGCGGACAGAAATACATCTTCATCTATCCGTTCTGGAAGACCCGCCCCTGGTATCTGCTTCCCGCCGATGAGCGGAAGCGCCTGATGGATGAGCACATCCGGATCGGGCTCAGCTATCCGCGTGTAAAGCTGAACACCACTTACTCCTTTGGGCTCGACGATCAGGAGTTCGTGGTCGCCTTTGAGACTAACTTTCCGGAAGACTTTCTTGATCTGGTGCAGCAGTTGCGTGAGACGGAGATCAGCATGTATACCCTGCAGGACACTCCCATCTTCAGCTGTGTCCGTCTCTCGCCAGTCGAGATGCTGGATCGTCTGGGATAA
- the ftcD gene encoding glutamate formimidoyltransferase, producing the protein MNSEAIVECVPNYSEGTDLSKVSRIVHAMEVPGVSLLDWSLDIAHNRSVVTIAGPPEDVLESAVRGAGKAAELIDLTRQKGVHPRIGAADVIPFIPVRGASLAQCALLARQAGLNLWRRHGVPVYYYGACAARPDRVQLEDVRRGQFEGLREAVRRDSARRPDVGGPELHETAGASVVGARSFLIAYNVHLHQPDITAARAIARDIRASNGGLHGVKALGVLANDRAQVSMNITDHVATPMTKVYSRLKELAFRYGAELAESELIGLIPEAAFEEGAEWIAGIPDFDPAIKVVERRLLSPLEWPQQ; encoded by the coding sequence ATGAATTCAGAAGCTATCGTCGAGTGCGTCCCGAATTATTCGGAAGGAACGGATCTCTCTAAAGTCAGCCGCATTGTGCATGCGATGGAGGTGCCGGGTGTCAGCCTTCTCGACTGGTCGCTCGATATAGCGCACAATCGCTCGGTTGTCACCATCGCGGGACCTCCTGAAGACGTGCTTGAATCGGCTGTTCGCGGAGCAGGAAAGGCTGCAGAACTGATCGACCTTACGCGGCAAAAGGGTGTGCATCCCCGCATCGGTGCGGCCGACGTCATTCCGTTTATCCCGGTCCGCGGGGCAAGCCTGGCACAGTGCGCTCTGCTCGCGCGGCAGGCTGGACTGAACCTCTGGCGGCGCCATGGAGTTCCGGTCTATTATTACGGCGCGTGTGCTGCAAGGCCTGATCGCGTGCAGTTGGAGGACGTGCGTCGCGGCCAGTTCGAAGGACTTCGCGAGGCTGTGCGCCGCGACAGCGCGCGCCGTCCCGACGTGGGCGGTCCGGAGCTGCATGAGACGGCTGGCGCCTCCGTGGTGGGAGCCCGCAGCTTTCTGATCGCATATAACGTCCATCTCCATCAGCCTGATATTACGGCCGCCCGTGCGATCGCGCGGGACATTCGTGCCTCCAATGGAGGACTCCATGGAGTGAAGGCGCTTGGTGTATTAGCCAACGATCGGGCGCAGGTCAGTATGAACATCACCGACCATGTGGCCACACCGATGACCAAGGTCTACAGTCGCCTGAAAGAACTGGCGTTTCGATATGGAGCCGAGTTGGCCGAGAGCGAACTGATTGGACTGATTCCGGAGGCGGCCTTTGAGGAGGGTGCCGAATGGATCGCGGGCATCCCGGACTTTGACCCGGCCATTAAAGTAGTAGAGCGCCGATTGCTGAGCCCGCTGGAGTGGCCTCAGCAGTAG
- a CDS encoding flagellar basal body P-ring protein FlgI, whose product MKNSRRHSNFFIARPLFYLALSFLVIGGIPGRALDPSQKLARVKDIATIEGIRDNQLVGYGIVVGLQGTGDSQQTTFPIQTLASTLLRMGVSVPARSIRVQNLAAVFVSATLPPFSRSGTKLDITVSSAGDARSLEGGLLLMTPLYGADGNIYAQAQGPLVVGGYAISVNGNVKQMNHPNTARVPYGAIVERPVPLDIDHRNQFSLLLNDADFRSAEAVANSINEKLGRAVAHPLDSRRVTLNVSPGEEVPAFLADVESVEVPIYPRAKVIVNERTGTVVIGGRVVLQPVSILHGGLAVNVVSEFQVSQPGPFSDGSTKVVQQTNVDAIDKPVNRIDLKQGATVDDLVRSLQAIGASARDVISILQAMKSAGALEAEIEVQ is encoded by the coding sequence ATGAAGAATTCCCGCCGGCATTCGAACTTTTTCATCGCGCGTCCCCTGTTTTATCTTGCGCTATCATTCCTCGTAATTGGTGGCATACCGGGTCGTGCCCTCGATCCCAGTCAGAAACTTGCGCGCGTAAAAGACATTGCTACGATTGAGGGGATTCGTGACAACCAACTGGTGGGTTACGGAATTGTCGTCGGTCTGCAAGGCACCGGGGACAGCCAGCAGACGACGTTTCCAATTCAGACGCTCGCCTCAACTCTGCTGCGGATGGGTGTGAGCGTACCGGCCAGATCTATTCGTGTTCAAAATTTGGCAGCAGTGTTTGTGTCTGCCACACTTCCCCCATTTTCACGTTCTGGCACTAAGCTCGATATCACCGTATCATCGGCGGGTGACGCTCGCAGCCTTGAAGGCGGGCTGTTGCTGATGACTCCGCTCTACGGCGCGGATGGCAATATCTACGCGCAGGCACAAGGGCCGCTGGTCGTTGGGGGCTATGCGATCAGCGTCAATGGCAACGTCAAGCAGATGAATCATCCCAACACGGCTCGCGTCCCGTATGGGGCGATTGTCGAACGTCCGGTTCCACTCGACATTGATCATCGAAATCAATTTTCTCTTCTATTAAACGACGCCGACTTTCGCAGCGCTGAGGCTGTGGCGAACTCGATCAATGAGAAGCTTGGCCGCGCCGTTGCTCATCCTCTCGACAGCCGGCGCGTCACGTTGAATGTCAGTCCCGGTGAAGAGGTTCCGGCCTTTCTCGCGGATGTTGAGTCGGTTGAAGTTCCGATCTATCCTCGCGCGAAAGTTATCGTCAACGAGCGTACTGGAACAGTGGTTATTGGCGGTCGGGTCGTTCTACAGCCGGTATCGATCCTGCACGGCGGACTTGCGGTCAACGTCGTCAGCGAATTTCAGGTCTCGCAGCCCGGACCTTTTTCAGACGGAAGTACGAAAGTGGTCCAGCAGACGAACGTGGACGCAATCGATAAACCGGTCAATCGTATTGACCTGAAACAGGGCGCTACGGTCGATGATCTCGTTCGGAGTCTGCAGGCCATCGGAGCCTCGGCCAGAGACGTGATTTCCATTCTGCAGGCGATGAAATCAGCCGGAGCACTCGAAGCGGAGATCGAAGTCCAATGA
- the nth gene encoding endonuclease III — MAVARSKNKEAAKQPQKNARKRRDPIAPERIASILAILERTYPNAVCALNHRNAWELTVATILSAQCTDVRVNLVTPALFRAFPTPKAMAKASLPEIEELIRSTGFFRNKAKSIQGAARIVVEQFGGEIPKTMDEILRLPGVARKTANVVLGSWYGIADGVVVDTHVMRLSRRLELTKHTSPDKIERDLMKIIPQDHWISFSHELIHHGRQVCIARKPRCIDCTLEKLCFSSDKTWTSHAGTD; from the coding sequence ATGGCGGTTGCCAGATCAAAGAACAAAGAGGCTGCAAAACAGCCACAAAAAAACGCACGAAAAAGACGCGATCCGATTGCGCCGGAGCGGATCGCGTCCATTCTCGCGATTCTGGAGCGGACCTATCCCAACGCAGTCTGTGCTCTGAATCATCGCAATGCGTGGGAGCTGACAGTAGCTACGATTCTTTCGGCGCAGTGTACGGACGTGCGAGTCAATCTGGTCACACCAGCTCTCTTTCGCGCCTTCCCTACCCCGAAAGCAATGGCAAAGGCTTCATTGCCGGAGATCGAAGAGTTGATTCGCTCCACAGGCTTCTTCAGAAACAAAGCGAAATCGATTCAGGGAGCTGCGCGTATCGTCGTTGAGCAATTTGGCGGCGAAATCCCCAAAACCATGGACGAGATCCTTCGCCTGCCCGGAGTTGCGCGGAAGACAGCCAATGTCGTTCTCGGATCGTGGTACGGAATCGCGGACGGCGTTGTGGTCGACACTCACGTGATGCGTCTTTCGCGGCGCCTGGAGCTTACAAAGCACACTTCGCCGGACAAGATCGAGCGCGATTTGATGAAGATCATCCCGCAGGATCACTGGATCAGCTTCTCCCACGAACTGATCCATCACGGAAGGCAGGTCTGCATCGCAAGGAAGCCCCGCTGCATCGACTGTACGCTGGAGAAACTTTGCTTCTCTTCTGATAAAACCTGGACCTCTCATGCGGGGACGGATTGA
- a CDS encoding inositol-3-phosphate synthase, which yields MSISPAAGNEAASSIRPAQGKLGVMIPGMGAVATTLIAGVEAVRRSFAKPIGSTSQMGTIRLGKRTDGRSPLIKDFVPLAALDDLVFTGWDIFGGNLYDAAKTAQVLDQDHLQQIRPFLESIEPMPAAFNQHYVKRLEGKSVKTGKNKCDLANQIRNDIAAFKTRTDRQVMIWCGSTEIYMEQTAVHQSLAAFEKGLVEDDPSISPSMLYAWAALKEGIPFINGAPNLTVDIPALRELSRQMEAPICGKDFKTGQTFIKTVLAPAFKVRNLGVSGWYSTNILGNRDGEVLDDPESFKTKEVSKLGVLEYIFQPELHPELYKDLYHKVRINYYPPRGDNKEGWDNIDIFGWLGYPMQLKVDFLCRDSILAAPLALDLILFMDLAARTSSLRGLGIQEWLSFYFKDPDSAPGVYPEHDLFIQNMKLKNTLRHIMGEDLITHLGLDYYGE from the coding sequence ATGTCCATATCCCCCGCCGCCGGCAACGAAGCGGCCTCCAGCATCAGACCAGCTCAAGGAAAACTAGGTGTCATGATCCCCGGCATGGGAGCGGTTGCAACAACACTCATCGCCGGTGTTGAAGCCGTGCGACGCAGTTTCGCCAAACCGATCGGTTCCACCTCACAGATGGGCACTATTCGCCTCGGTAAACGTACTGACGGTCGCAGTCCTCTCATCAAGGATTTTGTTCCGCTCGCCGCGCTCGACGATCTTGTGTTCACAGGCTGGGACATCTTCGGCGGTAATCTCTACGACGCGGCAAAAACTGCACAGGTGCTCGATCAGGATCACCTTCAGCAGATTCGCCCATTTCTCGAATCCATCGAGCCGATGCCCGCCGCCTTCAATCAGCACTACGTCAAGCGGCTGGAAGGCAAGTCCGTCAAGACGGGAAAGAACAAGTGCGATCTCGCTAATCAGATTCGCAACGACATCGCCGCGTTTAAAACGCGCACCGACCGGCAGGTGATGATCTGGTGCGGCTCCACCGAGATCTATATGGAACAGACGGCAGTGCACCAGTCGCTCGCTGCCTTTGAAAAAGGCCTTGTTGAAGACGATCCCAGCATCTCTCCGTCCATGCTCTATGCCTGGGCCGCTCTCAAAGAGGGCATTCCATTCATTAACGGTGCTCCCAACCTTACCGTCGACATCCCAGCGCTCAGGGAACTCTCCCGGCAGATGGAAGCTCCTATCTGCGGCAAAGACTTCAAGACCGGACAGACCTTCATCAAGACGGTGCTTGCTCCAGCCTTCAAGGTGCGGAATCTCGGCGTCTCCGGCTGGTACTCGACGAATATCCTCGGCAACCGGGACGGTGAGGTACTCGACGATCCGGAATCCTTTAAGACGAAAGAGGTCTCAAAACTTGGCGTTCTGGAATACATCTTCCAGCCTGAGCTGCATCCTGAGTTGTACAAGGATCTCTATCACAAGGTCCGAATCAACTACTATCCCCCTCGCGGAGATAACAAAGAAGGATGGGACAATATCGACATCTTCGGCTGGCTGGGCTACCCCATGCAGCTCAAAGTCGATTTTCTCTGCCGTGACTCCATCCTTGCAGCACCGCTGGCCCTCGACCTTATCCTCTTTATGGATCTTGCTGCCCGAACGTCTTCACTGCGCGGCCTTGGAATTCAGGAGTGGCTCAGCTTCTACTTCAAGGATCCCGATTCTGCGCCAGGTGTTTATCCGGAGCATGACCTCTTCATCCAGAATATGAAGCTGAAGAATACTCTGCGTCACATCATGGGTGAGGATCTGATTACGCATCTCGGCCTGGACTACTACGGAGAGTAG